The proteins below are encoded in one region of Candidatus Methylomirabilota bacterium:
- a CDS encoding NYN domain-containing protein, with the protein GKILVKRAYADWGRYAEYKRALHEAAIELIDIPQKRISGKNSADIRLAVDAMDMAYSKEHLDTFVIVSGDSDFSPLVSKLRENNKEVIGLGVKNSVSELLVDNCDEFIYYEDLIRPPKKPPVITGLPEKKVEVFELLGDSIQALLRENKEVLWGSMVKQTMIRKRPSFNEGYYGYSTFSKLLEDAAKHNIIELKRDPKSGTYIVTSFAEAT; encoded by the coding sequence AGGGAAAGATCCTGGTGAAGCGAGCCTATGCCGATTGGGGACGCTACGCCGAGTATAAACGGGCCCTTCACGAGGCGGCTATTGAGTTGATCGACATCCCGCAGAAGCGAATCAGCGGCAAAAACAGCGCCGACATCCGGCTGGCAGTGGATGCGATGGATATGGCCTATTCCAAGGAGCATCTTGACACCTTTGTCATTGTCTCGGGCGACAGCGATTTTTCACCTCTGGTCTCCAAGCTGCGGGAGAACAACAAGGAGGTTATCGGTCTCGGCGTCAAGAATTCGGTGTCGGAGCTGTTGGTGGACAACTGTGATGAATTCATCTACTACGAAGACCTGATTCGCCCTCCCAAAAAGCCGCCCGTCATCACCGGATTGCCCGAGAAGAAGGTGGAGGTGTTCGAACTCCTGGGAGACTCCATCCAGGCCCTTCTGCGGGAGAACAAAGAGGTGCTTTGGGGCTCAATGGTCAAGCAGACGATGATTCGCAAGCGGCCCTCTTTTAACGAAGGGTATTACGGGTACAGCACCTTTTCCAAGCTGTTGGAGGACGCCGCCAAACACAATATTATCGAGTTGAAGCGGGACCCGAAGAGCGGGACGTACATTGTTACCAGTTTCGCGGAGGCCACATAG